CAGACAAATCCGCCACCGCGAAAAAGAGAACCCACAGAAGCACCTATGGATTATCGCGATGACGGCGCATGCCATGGAAGGGGACCGCGAGGCATGTCTGGCTGCCGGCATGGATGACTATGTCAGCAAGCCGGTTCATTTATCCGAATTGCAAAAAGCTTTGGAGCGGTGCATCGTGGCGGAACGGGCTAGCGTGACCGCATCGTCTGCTGGCAGCCATTTAACTTCTAACCCCGGTTCCCACATTCCAAAGAGTTGAGTCTCTGCGTTCACGAACCGCAAGCGAATAGCGACCAAACCAACGGGATGAGAAGAAATCACGATGGCGGCAGGCGGCGCTTGGCAATCGCAACCGGGGCGAAAGGAAACCCATCGTAAACCGGCGGTTTCAACTAATTCCATCCGCCGCCGGCGGATATGATTGGGGACATATTGTTTTGGCGACATCAAGACTTGCTGATTTTTTTAACAGTATTTTATTGGCAGTCTGTCGTTTTTAATCTAATGTGCTCGCATGTACGGCATGGTCAACAAAGCAGTCGAGGATATGGTATGCCTGCACCACGGAGAATCCGTCTGGGAACAGATTAAAGCCCGGGCGGGAGTGGAGGTGGATGTATTCTTCGGCAACGAGCCCTACCCAGACGAAACCACCTATCAGCTCGTCGCCGCCGGTAGTGAGATGTTAAAACAAACACCGGAAAAGATGCTCGAGGAGTTGGGGGAACATTGGGTGCTGCACACCGCTCAGGAAAATTATGGCGGCTTGATGCGCGCGGCAGGCAAGTCGCTGCCAGAATTCCTGGCCAACCTGCCAAACTTCCATGCCCGCGTAGCCATGATCTTCCCCATGCTGCTGCCGCCGCGCTTCAAGACCAGTGAAGTTACGAGCCACTCACTTAAGCTGCATTATTTTACCAATCGCCCCAAACTTACTCCGTTTGTGGTCGGCTTGTTGCAGGGATTGGGTAAGCTGTTCAATACCCCAGTCCAAGTGAAAAGCGTCGAATCCAAGGATAACGGGGCGGATCATGACGTATTCCAGGTCCAGTGGGAACTGCCAGCGTCCTTATGAATCTGACCAGTCAAGCAATTGTGCCGAATATTGGCCTCCCGCCCGAGCAATTTGCAGCGGCGTTTCCGTTCCACATTGCGATAAACCGAAACCTCGTTGTGGTGCAAACCGGCCGGACGTTGCAACGTATTTGTCCGGACGCGGCGCCCGGGATTGCGGTGGATCGTGTTTTCCGCCTGGCGCAGCCCGAGGGCCAATGGAGCTTCGAGTGGCTGGTAGAAAACCATCGTCAACTCTTTTTGCTGGTCCACCTTGCGTCTGGCTTGCAATTACGCGGAGAATTTATCGCTTTGCCGGGCGAACGGAGGCTGCTGTTTCTCGGGTCCCCGTGGTTCACCGATTCCGCAGAAATCTCCGAGCGCGGACTGGATTTCGAGGACTTTGCCATTCACGACCCAGCGGTGGATCTGCTCCAAGTATTTCAGGCTCAAAAAATGGCGCTGGCGGATGCGAAGAAACTGCTGGCCAAACTATCGGCACAGCGCGCGGAATTGCGCACGGCCAACGAGCGATTGCAACAGCAGGAAAACGAGTCCCGCAAGCTGGCGCTCATCGCGGCGCGTACGGACAACTCCATCGTTCTCACGAACGCCGAGGGACGAACAATGTGGGTCAATGAGGGGTTTACCCGGCTGACGGGCTACACCTTGGAGGAGATGCTGGGTAAAAAACCGGGGGCAGTACTGCAAGGACCAGGGACCGATCCCGCGACGGTTCGCCACATGAGCGAACAACTTCGTCAGGGCAAAGGGTTCCGTGCGGAAATCTTGAATTATAGCAAGCACGGGCGCTGCTACTGGCTGGCCACCGAGGTGCAGCCAATTCATGACGATCAGGGGCGGTTGACCAACTTCATGGCGATTCAGAGCGACGTCACGCTCCGGCGATCGGCACAGCAGCGACTGGCGATTCAGTTCGAGGTCTCGCGGGCACTGGCGGAGACGGCTAACCTCACCGCCGCCATCCCACAGGTGCTTCAGTCCATCTGCGAAAACCTTGGCTGGCAGGTTGGGGAATTTTGGCGGCTGTCCGGCGAGCGACTGCTTATGGTTGAAATATGGCATCCGCCAGAAGTGCGGGTGCCGAATTTCATCCATGCCAGCCGCACCACCGAGTTCACGCGCGGAATCGGGTTGCCAGGTCGCATCTGGGCCACGGCCCAACCAGCGTGGATCCCCAACGTGAGCAGTGACGCCAACTTCCCACGCGGTGTCGCAGCCGCCGATGATGGATTACGCGGGGCCTTTGGCTTTCCAGTGTTTGTGCAAGAAACGTTGTGGGGCGTCGCCGAGTTCTTCGGCCGGAAGATCGAGGAACCCGATGAAGCTCTACTCAAAACCTTCAGCACCGTTGGCCATCAAATCGGGCAGTTCATCGAGCGACAAGAAGCGGAAGAGTCGCTACGCGAGACGAATACGCTGCAGCGTGCCATCCTCGAGGGTGCCAATTACGCCATCATCTCCACCTCGCCCGACGGGATCATCCAGCTCTTTAATCCCGCCGCTCAGCGGATGCTCGGATATACTGCCGCAGAGATGATCGGTCGGCAAACACCCGTTGCGTTTCACGATGCTGATGAAGTCGGCGCGCGCGCCAACGAACTCACCGCTGAATTGGGACGCGAGGTGAAACCTGGTTTCGAGACGTTCGTTGCCAAGGCCGAGCGCGGCGAACCGGATGAACGCGAATGGACCTATATCCGCAAGGACGGCAGCCGCTTTCCGGTGTTGTTGTCGGTGACGGCCTTATTCGACGAACGCGGCAGAATAACGGGGCATCTGGGAGTGGCTTTTGACCTGACGCTGCGCAAACGCGATGAGGAAAAACTCCGCACCATGCTTTCCGAACTGGAACGGTTCAATCGCGTCATGATGAACCGCGAGGAACGCGTGCTCGAGTTGAAACGGGAAATAAACCAACTACTGGCCACCGTTGGCCAGCCGCCAGCGTATTCTTCCGTAGTCGGCACCAAAGACAATCACCCACGCCAGTCCAGATAAACACCATGCAAACTATAACCACACGTTGGACCAAGGAAACCGGCTGGACGTGGCCTGCACTGGCTGCGGGTTCACCACAGTTGGTGCTCTATTTCGGCGCCACTTCACAACTCGACAACGAGGCACCGGCGGTAAGTGAATTGGCCGCCCGGTTTCCACAAGCCGTCGTTTGCGGTTGCAGCACGGCCGGTGAAATCCTCGGCAGCCATGTCTTCGACGACTCCATTGTCGCTGCATTGGTGAGCTTCAACTCCACTCGTGTTTGCGCGGTGACGCAATCCACGGCGGACAATGCCGATAGCCAGACCGTCGGCCGACTGGCCGCACAGAAGTTAAATGGCGCCGATTTGCGCCACGTACTTATCCTCTCGGATGGCCTTTCTGTCAACGGCACCGCGCTGATGTCAGGTTTTCGCGACGTGTTGGCGCCCGGAGTGGCGATCACCGGTGGCCTTGCTGGCGATGGTCCTCGTTTCCAGAAAACGTTTGTCGGCCTCGGCAGTAAAGTGCGGCGAGACCAAATTGTCGCCATTGGATTCTATGGGGCGGCAATTGTGGTGAGCTATGGCTCACGCGGCGGGTGGGAAGGCTTCGGCCCACGCCGCCGCATTACGCGGTCAGAGGGCAACACGCTACTTGAACTGGACGGTCGTCCAGCACTGGAACTCTACAAACGCTACCTCGGTAAACGCGCGGCTGGATTGCCAGCCACCGGCCTCCTATTCCCCATCGAGCTAACCAAGGATGTTACTGAAAAAGCGGGGTTGGTCAGAACCATCCTCGCGGTAGATGAAGCGAAACAGTCCCTGGTTTTTGCTGGTGACATGCCGGAAGGCTGGTATGCGCGACTGATGAAAGCGACCGGCGATCAGCTTGTAAATGGTGCGGCAACCGCAGCCGCGGACGCGGCACACGCGACCTCACCAGATGGGGTTTCACTGGCCATCCTGGTCAGTTGTGTGGGGCGCCGGTTGGTCCTCGGCCAGCGCATCGAGGAAGAGCTGGAGGCCGTGGTGCGCGCCCTGCCAGCAAAGACGGAAGCGGTGGGCTTCTATTCCTATGGCGAGGCCTGCCCGGCCACCGGCAGCGACTTCAGCGAACTCCACAACCAGACGATGACGATAACCGTCCTGTCGGAAAAGTCATAAAATGAACCCGCTTCTGCAACGCCAGATTCGCAAATACCTTAAGGGATACGCGCCGAATGACGCGCGGATGACAATGTTTCTCGATGCTGTCAGCCGGGCTTACGAGGAGTTGGAAGAGAATAATAAATTGCTCTCGCACACACTGGAGGTCGCTTCCCTGGAGTTGACCGAGGCGAATGAACGCATCCGCCGCGATGCCGACAACCAGGTTTGCCAAATCAGCAATTATTTTGAGCATACGCTCGACCTGCAGCCCAATATTATTTTCCGGTGTCGCAAAAATGGATCGGCTTTCCAAGTAACACTGGCGCGCGGCGAATTATTAAAACGACTGGACGTTCACAAGCAACAGATTGAGCAACGCGGCCTTGAAGTGCTGATTCCCGATCGGACGAAGTGGGAGTTCTTTGAACGCGCCTGGCAGGGCAAAGACCAGCGCTTTGACTTTGCCAGCCCGCAATCCCACGTCATCTGCCAAGTCTCGCTGCATTCGCTTAAGGAGGGCGATCGCGTAGTGGAACTCATCGGCATCATCGCCGATATCTCCGCGCAAAAGACGGTCGAGGACAAGCTGCGGCAGTCGTCCGAGGATCTGGCCCGACGCGCCAGGGAACTGGAACAAAAACGCCCGATCATGCTGAGCATGATTGAGGATCTTGACCAGTCCCGCACCAGTGTCGAGCGGGAGCGTGACCGCGCCAACGCCCTCGCTTCCGAAGCGGAAGCGGCCAATCGCGCCAAGAGCGACTTTTTGGCGATGATGAGCCACGAAATCCGAACTCCGATGAACGCGATCATCGGCATGACCAATCTGCTGCTTGACACTCCGCTGAACATGCAGCAGCGTGAATTTGCCAGCACGGTCAGCCGAAGCGGCGAGGCCTTGCTGGAGATCATCAATGACATCCTTGATTTTTCAAAGATCGAGGCCGGGCAGTTGCGTCTCGAGATAGACACCCTCGAATTGAGTCCACTGGTGGCTGGCACGTTGAATTTGCTCGACTCCCGCGCCAAAGAGAAAGGGGTGACGCTATCCATGGACATCGCGTCCGACGTGCCAAGGCTGCTACGCAGCGACGACGGCCGGCTGCGCCAGGTACTTGTCAATCTCGTGAGTAATGGCATTAAGTTCACCAAGGACGGCGAGATTGTGGTGCGCGTCCGACGCCTTGCAATTGAGGGTCCGCGTATTCGGCTGCGTTTCGAGGTTCAAGATTCAGGCATCGGCATCTCCACGGACGACCAGTCACAACTTTTCCAACCATTCATACAAGTCAACGCAGGCATCGCTCGAAAACACGGTGGCACGGGCCTCGGCCTCGCTATTTCACGCCGCCTCGTCGATTTGCTCGGGGGGCGGATTGGCGTCCACAGCACGCCGGGAATTGGTTCGGTATTCTGGTTTGAGCTTGAAACCGAAACCGTCCAAGACCCAAGCGCGAGGCACGATCAGGCGGTGGCTCATGAACAAAAACACGAAGGCGCGGAGTTATTCAAACCGGTCGAAGGCGAAATCAGAGATAAAAAAACATTGCGTATCCTTGTGGTGGAGGATCATGACACCAACCGCCGACTCGCCCTGCTCATGCTGGAAAAGCTGGGGCATCGCGCCGATGTCGCAGGCAATGGGCAAGAGGCCGTGGAAGCGTGGGAACGGTATGGGTACGACGTGATCTTGATGGACTGCCAGATGCCGGAAATGGATGGGTTTGAGGCCACTCGCGAAATCCGGCGACGCGCAGCGACGCGGCCCACCGGCCCGAATCTCCCGGTGAAAATCATCGCGCTGACGGCAAACGCGCTCACTGGCGACCGGGAGCGCTGCCTGGCCTGCGGCATGGACGGCTATATCAGCAAACCGGTGCGCCTTGAAGCGCTGGCGGCGGCGCTAGGCCAGCCCGACCCGGCTCCAGAGCCGGCGCCCACAGCGCTGCCCTCGGCGACGTTCGAAAC
The Verrucomicrobiota bacterium genome window above contains:
- a CDS encoding heme NO-binding domain-containing protein, producing MVNKAVEDMVCLHHGESVWEQIKARAGVEVDVFFGNEPYPDETTYQLVAAGSEMLKQTPEKMLEELGEHWVLHTAQENYGGLMRAAGKSLPEFLANLPNFHARVAMIFPMLLPPRFKTSEVTSHSLKLHYFTNRPKLTPFVVGLLQGLGKLFNTPVQVKSVESKDNGADHDVFQVQWELPASL
- a CDS encoding PAS domain S-box protein, encoding MNLTSQAIVPNIGLPPEQFAAAFPFHIAINRNLVVVQTGRTLQRICPDAAPGIAVDRVFRLAQPEGQWSFEWLVENHRQLFLLVHLASGLQLRGEFIALPGERRLLFLGSPWFTDSAEISERGLDFEDFAIHDPAVDLLQVFQAQKMALADAKKLLAKLSAQRAELRTANERLQQQENESRKLALIAARTDNSIVLTNAEGRTMWVNEGFTRLTGYTLEEMLGKKPGAVLQGPGTDPATVRHMSEQLRQGKGFRAEILNYSKHGRCYWLATEVQPIHDDQGRLTNFMAIQSDVTLRRSAQQRLAIQFEVSRALAETANLTAAIPQVLQSICENLGWQVGEFWRLSGERLLMVEIWHPPEVRVPNFIHASRTTEFTRGIGLPGRIWATAQPAWIPNVSSDANFPRGVAAADDGLRGAFGFPVFVQETLWGVAEFFGRKIEEPDEALLKTFSTVGHQIGQFIERQEAEESLRETNTLQRAILEGANYAIISTSPDGIIQLFNPAAQRMLGYTAAEMIGRQTPVAFHDADEVGARANELTAELGREVKPGFETFVAKAERGEPDEREWTYIRKDGSRFPVLLSVTALFDERGRITGHLGVAFDLTLRKRDEEKLRTMLSELERFNRVMMNREERVLELKREINQLLATVGQPPAYSSVVGTKDNHPRQSR
- a CDS encoding FIST N-terminal domain-containing protein; the protein is MQTITTRWTKETGWTWPALAAGSPQLVLYFGATSQLDNEAPAVSELAARFPQAVVCGCSTAGEILGSHVFDDSIVAALVSFNSTRVCAVTQSTADNADSQTVGRLAAQKLNGADLRHVLILSDGLSVNGTALMSGFRDVLAPGVAITGGLAGDGPRFQKTFVGLGSKVRRDQIVAIGFYGAAIVVSYGSRGGWEGFGPRRRITRSEGNTLLELDGRPALELYKRYLGKRAAGLPATGLLFPIELTKDVTEKAGLVRTILAVDEAKQSLVFAGDMPEGWYARLMKATGDQLVNGAATAAADAAHATSPDGVSLAILVSCVGRRLVLGQRIEEELEAVVRALPAKTEAVGFYSYGEACPATGSDFSELHNQTMTITVLSEKS
- a CDS encoding ATP-binding protein, which produces MNPLLQRQIRKYLKGYAPNDARMTMFLDAVSRAYEELEENNKLLSHTLEVASLELTEANERIRRDADNQVCQISNYFEHTLDLQPNIIFRCRKNGSAFQVTLARGELLKRLDVHKQQIEQRGLEVLIPDRTKWEFFERAWQGKDQRFDFASPQSHVICQVSLHSLKEGDRVVELIGIIADISAQKTVEDKLRQSSEDLARRARELEQKRPIMLSMIEDLDQSRTSVERERDRANALASEAEAANRAKSDFLAMMSHEIRTPMNAIIGMTNLLLDTPLNMQQREFASTVSRSGEALLEIINDILDFSKIEAGQLRLEIDTLELSPLVAGTLNLLDSRAKEKGVTLSMDIASDVPRLLRSDDGRLRQVLVNLVSNGIKFTKDGEIVVRVRRLAIEGPRIRLRFEVQDSGIGISTDDQSQLFQPFIQVNAGIARKHGGTGLGLAISRRLVDLLGGRIGVHSTPGIGSVFWFELETETVQDPSARHDQAVAHEQKHEGAELFKPVEGEIRDKKTLRILVVEDHDTNRRLALLMLEKLGHRADVAGNGQEAVEAWERYGYDVILMDCQMPEMDGFEATREIRRRAATRPTGPNLPVKIIALTANALTGDRERCLACGMDGYISKPVRLEALAAALGQPDPAPEPAPTALPSATFETSVAQLRDELGDDVTLELLTLFLNDTPQRLVELRALASGADRKTFGRAAHSLAGSCGVFGLDAMRQLGLELEKMTEQEGDFTAVVLKLDAMFLAIRPRLEHFRETISKTSPP